The Benincasa hispida cultivar B227 chromosome 9, ASM972705v1, whole genome shotgun sequence genome has a segment encoding these proteins:
- the LOC120086135 gene encoding SWR1-complex protein 4 isoform X1 yields MDAKDILGLPKNTLPLPQEKKPRAHKDAQRKRDGISREVYALTGGLAPIMPAIDTSELKKRPPSDEKITWQWLPFTNSARKDNLQLYHWVRVVNGIPPTGDYSFAKYNKSVEVVKYTDEEYEKYLKDPSWTKEETDQLFDLCERFDLRFIVISDRFPSARTVEELKERYYRASRAIVAARGPTSRESSGNTPAKDPYNVSQEIERKRALSMVLSQTKQQERKDAEVLAEAKKITESRRAERVAEESELPVTSNAVPEVTERVVVPRDTVPSVSNVQPPPPAAVPSTVVADNASTLASLRMLPVYLRTYALEQMVQAASSSAGLRTIKRVEQTLQDLSVNLKPRVPTKAVCAEHLELRKEILTLLNLQKQLQNKEAEGSSFRESPYTEAPGTPKDRTFIADSMSFGGERFGKRDQKRKATGRLSEAPSSPAQSKRPRKQKGSDL; encoded by the exons ATGGATGCCAAGGATATCTTGGGCTTGCCCAAAAATACACTGCCCTTACCCCAAGAGAAGAAACCTAGGGCTCACAAAGATGCCCAGAGAAAGCGAGATGGAATTTCTCGGGAG GTTTATGCGCTTACTGGTGGTCTGGCGCCTATTATGCCCGCAATCGATACATCTGAGCTGAAGAAGCGACCTCCATCAGATGAAAAg ATTACATGGCAGTGGCTTCCTTTTACAAATTCTGCCCGAAAGGATAATTTGCAGCTTTACCATTGG GTTAGAGTTGTAAATGGCATTCCACCAACAGGTGACTATTCCTTTGCAAAGTACAACAAG TCTGTTGAAGTAGTCAAATACACGGATGAGGAGTACGAGAAGTATTTGAAAGACCCT TCGTGGACAAAGGAGGAGACAGATCAATTATTTGACTTGTGTGAACGGTTTGATCTTCGCTTCATTGTGATATCTGACAGATTTCCGTCAGCAAGGACAGTGGAGGAACTAAAGGAGCGATATTATCGTG CATCAAGAGCAATTGTGGCTGCTAGAGGACCAACATCTCGGGAGAGTTCAGGAAATACTCCCGCCAAG GATCCTTACAATGTCTCACAAGAGATTGAGCGCAAACGGGCATTGTCCATGGTTCTCTCCCAAACAAAACAGCAAGAACGAAAAGATGCTGAG GTTCTTGCTGAAGCGAAAAAGATAACTGAATCACGCAGAGCCGAACGA GTGGCTGAAGAATCTGAGTTACCTGTCACTTCAAATGCTGTCCCAGAAGTTACTGAAAGGGTTGTCGTTCCTAGAGATACTGTACCATCTGTATCCAATGTGCAGCCCCCTCCTCCGGCAGCCGTACCTTCAACGGTAGTGGCAGATAATGCTTCTACTCTTGCATCTCTTCGCATG CTTCCTGTATACTTGAGAACATATGCACTTGAGCAAATGGTACAAGCTGCAAGCTCGTCCGCTGGCCTTCGGACTATCAAGCGAGTTGAACAGACATTACAAGATCTTTCG GTTAATTTAAAACCCAGGGTTCCAACAAAAGCTGTCTGTGCAGAGCATCTTGaattaagaaaagaaatattgaCTCTATTGAATCTTCAAAAGCAG TTGCAAAATAAGGAGGCAGAAGGTTCTTCTTTCCGAGAAAGTCCATACACCGAGGCACCTGGCACACCTAAG GATCGCACTTTTATTGCTGATTCTATGAGTTTTGGAG GGGAAAGGTTTGGTAAACGGGATCAAAAACGCAAG GCCACTGGAAGATTATCTGAAGCTCCATCATCACCGGCTCAATCTAAAAGGCCAAGAAAACAGAAGGGATCCGATCTGTGA
- the LOC120086135 gene encoding SWR1-complex protein 4 isoform X2, which produces MDAKDILGLPKNTLPLPQEKKPRAHKDAQRKRDGISREVYALTGGLAPIMPAIDTSELKKRPPSDEKITWQWLPFTNSARKDNLQLYHWVRVVNGIPPTGDYSFAKYNKSVEVVKYTDEEYEKYLKDPSWTKEETDQLFDLCERFDLRFIVISDRFPSARTVEELKERYYRASRAIVAARGPTSRESSGNTPAKDPYNVSQEIERKRALSMVLSQTKQQERKDAEVLAEAKKITESRRAERVAEESELPVTSNAVPEVTERVVVPRDTVPSVSNVQPPPPAAVPSTLPVYLRTYALEQMVQAASSSAGLRTIKRVEQTLQDLSVNLKPRVPTKAVCAEHLELRKEILTLLNLQKQLQNKEAEGSSFRESPYTEAPGTPKDRTFIADSMSFGGERFGKRDQKRKATGRLSEAPSSPAQSKRPRKQKGSDL; this is translated from the exons ATGGATGCCAAGGATATCTTGGGCTTGCCCAAAAATACACTGCCCTTACCCCAAGAGAAGAAACCTAGGGCTCACAAAGATGCCCAGAGAAAGCGAGATGGAATTTCTCGGGAG GTTTATGCGCTTACTGGTGGTCTGGCGCCTATTATGCCCGCAATCGATACATCTGAGCTGAAGAAGCGACCTCCATCAGATGAAAAg ATTACATGGCAGTGGCTTCCTTTTACAAATTCTGCCCGAAAGGATAATTTGCAGCTTTACCATTGG GTTAGAGTTGTAAATGGCATTCCACCAACAGGTGACTATTCCTTTGCAAAGTACAACAAG TCTGTTGAAGTAGTCAAATACACGGATGAGGAGTACGAGAAGTATTTGAAAGACCCT TCGTGGACAAAGGAGGAGACAGATCAATTATTTGACTTGTGTGAACGGTTTGATCTTCGCTTCATTGTGATATCTGACAGATTTCCGTCAGCAAGGACAGTGGAGGAACTAAAGGAGCGATATTATCGTG CATCAAGAGCAATTGTGGCTGCTAGAGGACCAACATCTCGGGAGAGTTCAGGAAATACTCCCGCCAAG GATCCTTACAATGTCTCACAAGAGATTGAGCGCAAACGGGCATTGTCCATGGTTCTCTCCCAAACAAAACAGCAAGAACGAAAAGATGCTGAG GTTCTTGCTGAAGCGAAAAAGATAACTGAATCACGCAGAGCCGAACGA GTGGCTGAAGAATCTGAGTTACCTGTCACTTCAAATGCTGTCCCAGAAGTTACTGAAAGGGTTGTCGTTCCTAGAGATACTGTACCATCTGTATCCAATGTGCAGCCCCCTCCTCCGGCAGCCGTACCTTCAACG CTTCCTGTATACTTGAGAACATATGCACTTGAGCAAATGGTACAAGCTGCAAGCTCGTCCGCTGGCCTTCGGACTATCAAGCGAGTTGAACAGACATTACAAGATCTTTCG GTTAATTTAAAACCCAGGGTTCCAACAAAAGCTGTCTGTGCAGAGCATCTTGaattaagaaaagaaatattgaCTCTATTGAATCTTCAAAAGCAG TTGCAAAATAAGGAGGCAGAAGGTTCTTCTTTCCGAGAAAGTCCATACACCGAGGCACCTGGCACACCTAAG GATCGCACTTTTATTGCTGATTCTATGAGTTTTGGAG GGGAAAGGTTTGGTAAACGGGATCAAAAACGCAAG GCCACTGGAAGATTATCTGAAGCTCCATCATCACCGGCTCAATCTAAAAGGCCAAGAAAACAGAAGGGATCCGATCTGTGA
- the LOC120086136 gene encoding nifU-like protein 1, chloroplastic: MASLTTSGLLKTPLSYSQTPANYRQYTPFAHGQHQLPISLKRASPRRAIRASASNSSPSTSSSPGLYSAQKFELTIRNVDLVLEDVRPYLIADGGNVDVVSIEDGVVSLKLVGACGSCPSSTTTMKMGIERVLKEKFGDSVKEICQVYDEVPKETTPEAVNSHLDILRPAIRNYGGSVEVISINGGDCLVKYEGPESIGTGVKAAIKERFPDITHVVFSG; the protein is encoded by the exons ATGGCGTCCTTAACTACCTCCGGCCTCCTCAAAACCCCTCTTTCTTATTCGCAAACTCCTGCAAATTATCGCCAATACACACCTTTTGCTCATGGGCAACATCAACTACCCATTTCCCTGAAAAGGGCTTCGCCCAGACGAGCCATTAGAGCTTCAGCTTCGAATTCGAGTCCCTCTACGAGCTCCTCACCAGGGCTGTACTCCGCCCAGAAATTTGAACTGACCATCAGAAACGTGGACTTGGTTCTCGAGGATGTAAGGCCCTATCTAATTGCCGACGGAGGAAATGTCGATGTTGTGTCTATTGAAGACGGAGTAGTTTCCCTCAAACTCGTTG GAGCATGTGGTAGCTGCCCTAGCTCAACAACCACCATGAAGATGGGAATTGAACGAGTGCTGAAGGAGAAGTTTGGAGATTCAGTGAAGGAAATATGCCAAGTATATGATGAAGTGCCAAAGGAGACAACACCCGAG GCAGTAAATAGTCACCTTGACATATTGAGACCAGCAATAAGGAACTACGGCGGGAGTGTGGAAGTAATATCGATCAATGGTGGCGATTGCCTTGTAAAGTATGAGGGTCCTGAATCTATTGGTACAGGAGTAAAAGCAGCCATTAAGGAGAGATTCCCAGATATTACACACGTTGTGTTTTCAGGCTAA